Below is a genomic region from Billgrantia tianxiuensis.
AACGTGATTCGCGGCCTGCCCATCATCGTGCAGCTGTTTTACATCTACTTCGTCATACCCGAACTCGGCATTCAGCTCAGCGCGTTCCAGGCCAGCATCATCGGCCTGGGCATCGCCTACAGTGCCTACCAGGCCGAGAACTTCCGTGCCGGTATCGAGGCCATCGACAGCGGCCAGATCGAAGCGGCCAAATCGATCGGCATGAAGAGTCGCCTGATCATGCGTCGCGTGGTGCTGCCCAGGCCATTCGCATCGCCCTGCCGCCCTACGGCAACACGGCGGTCATGATCCTCAAGGACTCCTCGCTGGCTTCCACCATCACGGTGGCGGAGATG
It encodes:
- a CDS encoding ABC transporter permease subunit (The N-terminal region of this protein, as described by TIGR01726, is a three transmembrane segment that identifies a subfamily of ABC transporter permease subunits, which specificities that include histidine, arginine, glutamine, glutamate, L-cystine (sic), the opines (in Agrobacterium) octopine and nopaline, etc.) codes for the protein MEFSDVVAFLPILLKGAVVTVQITIGALLLSSLLGLVLALMKLSPFRALSLTASTIVNVIRGLPIIVQLFYIYFVIPELGIQLSAFQASIIGLGIAYSAYQAENFRAGIEAIDSGQIEAAKSIGMKSRLIMRRVVLPRPFASPCRPTATRRS